A portion of the Paucilactobacillus hokkaidonensis JCM 18461 genome contains these proteins:
- a CDS encoding ABC transporter ATP-binding protein, protein MKINAVCFSYPHSKHNIIDHLSYHIKPNIVTAIVGPNGSGKTTLLRMLARELIPTSGNIQLNQREISNFSNKEYAQKVAIVHQHNPIYEDISVIDLVRFGRTPYGSALNTATDDSILPILEYLELVPLKQRSMLSLSGGQQQRVWLAMALAQQPEYLLLDEPTTYLDLHFQASLMKLIARLNTDFNITVIMIVHDLNQALHYSQRTVVINHGKIIASGDPTRVLTQETLQNVFQIDADVVRTERGEFILQMP, encoded by the coding sequence ATGAAAATTAATGCAGTCTGCTTTTCATATCCTCATTCAAAACATAATATTATTGATCATCTTTCATACCATATCAAGCCCAACATTGTTACGGCAATTGTAGGACCAAATGGCTCTGGTAAAACAACCCTTTTACGAATGCTGGCCCGAGAACTAATCCCTACCAGTGGTAATATTCAATTAAATCAACGTGAAATTAGCAACTTTTCAAATAAAGAATATGCTCAAAAAGTGGCAATTGTACATCAACACAATCCAATCTATGAGGATATCTCGGTTATCGATTTAGTCCGCTTCGGTCGCACCCCTTACGGTTCAGCACTCAACACAGCAACAGATGACAGTATTTTACCAATTCTGGAATATTTAGAGTTAGTCCCACTGAAACAGCGTTCCATGTTGTCTTTGTCGGGCGGCCAACAACAACGTGTTTGGTTAGCAATGGCCCTGGCTCAGCAACCAGAATACCTCTTACTTGATGAACCCACTACCTACCTTGATCTACATTTTCAAGCCAGTTTAATGAAATTAATTGCTCGCTTAAATACCGATTTTAATATTACGGTTATTATGATTGTGCATGATTTAAATCAAGCTCTGCACTATAGTCAACGGACGGTTGTTATCAATCATGGAAAAATTATTGCTAGTGGAGACCCTACTAGAGTACTAACTCAAGAAACATTACAAAATGTGTTTCAGATTGACGCTGATGTTGTTCGTACCGAACGTGGTGAGTTTATTTTGCAAATGCCTTAG
- a CDS encoding ABC transporter substrate-binding protein: MKKFMKVATIMMAMGTIGSTLAGCSASAKSEGNDPGKTIKIGVNMELSGSAGAYGQAEKQGIALAAQEINKAGGIKVGNTKKKIQMIYRDNKTSSSESSSVAAQLVNNDKVQAVVGPATTNAGTAAIPNITKAKVAAISPSASDYSYTLQKDGKVQPYVFRTEYQNNFQGKVVSNFMSKNLKTKRVVIMADKSTDYGTGLAKEFKKDYPGTIVKTVYFQAGDKDFNATLTSIKSKNYDAIFAPGYYSEVGLIVKQARQMGITKPIVGTDGMADPKLTQIAGNSNATNVYYTTPFSTTAAASDKKASAFIKAFKAKYHEDAPTFSALGYDTVYMVKKAIETQKSANSVQIAKGMAKIKDFHGVSGTITIDKKHNPQKTIAIEQLTNGKVAKAFTVK, encoded by the coding sequence ATGAAGAAGTTTATGAAGGTAGCAACAATAATGATGGCAATGGGAACAATCGGATCAACCTTGGCGGGGTGTAGTGCTTCAGCTAAAAGTGAAGGTAATGATCCTGGTAAGACAATTAAAATTGGTGTGAATATGGAATTATCTGGTTCGGCAGGTGCTTATGGTCAGGCTGAAAAGCAAGGAATTGCATTGGCTGCTCAGGAGATCAACAAGGCCGGTGGAATTAAGGTTGGTAATACCAAGAAGAAAATTCAGATGATATATCGAGATAATAAAACTAGCAGTTCAGAATCATCATCAGTTGCTGCCCAGTTGGTTAATAATGATAAAGTTCAAGCCGTTGTCGGACCGGCTACAACTAATGCAGGAACGGCCGCAATTCCCAATATTACTAAGGCTAAAGTAGCCGCTATTAGTCCATCGGCTTCTGACTATAGCTACACATTGCAAAAGGATGGTAAAGTTCAGCCCTATGTATTCCGAACTGAATATCAAAATAACTTCCAAGGAAAAGTTGTTTCTAACTTTATGAGCAAGAATCTAAAAACAAAACGGGTTGTTATTATGGCGGATAAGTCAACCGATTATGGAACGGGGTTGGCAAAAGAATTTAAGAAAGATTATCCCGGAACAATTGTTAAAACTGTGTACTTCCAAGCTGGAGATAAAGATTTTAATGCTACCTTGACATCAATTAAGTCCAAGAACTATGATGCAATCTTTGCGCCAGGATATTATTCAGAAGTTGGATTGATTGTTAAACAGGCTCGTCAAATGGGAATCACCAAACCAATTGTTGGGACTGATGGTATGGCGGATCCAAAACTTACCCAGATAGCAGGAAATAGCAATGCAACTAACGTTTATTACACAACACCATTTTCAACAACAGCTGCAGCAAGTGATAAGAAAGCTAGTGCCTTTATAAAGGCCTTTAAGGCTAAGTATCACGAAGACGCACCAACATTCTCAGCACTTGGTTACGATACTGTCTACATGGTTAAAAAGGCAATTGAGACACAAAAATCGGCTAACTCAGTGCAAATTGCAAAGGGAATGGCCAAAATCAAGGATTTCCACGGAGTTAGTGGAACAATCACAATTGACAAAAAGCATAATCCACAAAAGACAATTGCAATTGAGCAGTTGACAAACGGAAAAGTAGCGAAGGCATTTACAGTAAAATAG
- a CDS encoding glutathione peroxidase: protein MSIYDYDVTLEDGTTYSMGKYQGKPLVIVNTATKCGFAPQFKQLEELYKKYQNQGLVVLGFPSSQFKQELSSGEAAAQSCRTTYGVSFPMHTINDVNGKKALPLFDFLTQQAPGAIGSGIKWNFTKFLVDRDGNVIRRYAPKTNPLKMVDEIEKIID from the coding sequence ATGAGTATTTATGACTATGACGTGACTTTAGAGGATGGAACTACGTATTCAATGGGTAAGTATCAAGGCAAGCCGTTGGTAATTGTGAATACGGCGACTAAATGTGGGTTTGCACCTCAATTTAAGCAGCTGGAAGAGTTGTATAAAAAATATCAAAATCAAGGATTAGTAGTTTTAGGATTTCCATCTAGTCAATTCAAACAAGAATTATCAAGTGGTGAAGCGGCGGCTCAATCATGTCGAACAACATACGGGGTTAGTTTTCCAATGCATACAATTAATGATGTAAATGGGAAGAAGGCATTGCCATTATTTGATTTTCTAACTCAACAAGCACCCGGTGCGATTGGATCAGGAATTAAGTGGAACTTTACCAAGTTTTTGGTGGATCGAGATGGAAATGTGATTAGGCGCTATGCACCGAAGACTAATCCATTGAAGATGGTGGATGAAATTGAAAAAATCATTGATTAA
- a CDS encoding glycine betaine ABC transporter substrate-binding protein yields the protein MTRKLKTLMVGLSLFLLAIGLSACSSKPAAYNPHKKLGPQINYTITGIDAGAGEMGAAQKALTAYGLKSKNWQLQTSSTAAMTSTLDKAIKNHQAIVITAWEPHWMFTKYPIKFLKDPKNVFGKTENLHTIARTGFKQSNPGAYKLLSQFHWDKTQMSEIMLKVNDGVDPAKAAKNYMKKHPKQVAAWLKGVPNGHGKKVKLTYVAWDSEIASTNLVKQLLDKKGYDTTIQPLEAQPMWASIATGAADASVSAWLPTTHGLYARQYKGEFVDVRVNLKGAKTGLAVPKYMKNINSIEDLKSK from the coding sequence ATGACGCGTAAACTAAAAACTTTAATGGTTGGTTTGTCACTGTTTCTACTGGCGATTGGCTTGTCGGCGTGCAGTAGCAAACCAGCAGCTTATAATCCACACAAAAAATTGGGACCACAGATTAACTACACAATTACAGGAATTGATGCTGGAGCTGGAGAGATGGGGGCCGCACAAAAGGCCTTGACTGCTTACGGTTTGAAGAGTAAAAATTGGCAGTTACAAACTAGTTCAACAGCTGCAATGACCAGCACGCTCGATAAAGCAATTAAAAATCATCAGGCCATTGTGATTACAGCATGGGAGCCCCATTGGATGTTTACTAAATATCCAATTAAGTTCTTGAAAGATCCTAAAAATGTATTTGGCAAGACCGAAAATTTGCACACGATTGCAAGAACTGGTTTTAAACAATCTAATCCGGGTGCATATAAGTTACTATCCCAGTTTCATTGGGATAAGACACAAATGTCTGAGATTATGTTGAAAGTTAACGATGGAGTTGATCCTGCTAAGGCAGCTAAAAACTACATGAAAAAGCATCCTAAGCAGGTTGCTGCTTGGTTGAAAGGTGTCCCAAATGGTCATGGTAAAAAGGTTAAGCTAACTTATGTTGCCTGGGATTCAGAAATTGCATCGACTAATTTAGTGAAACAATTGCTGGATAAAAAGGGGTACGATACAACGATTCAACCCCTGGAGGCACAACCAATGTGGGCTTCAATCGCAACCGGAGCAGCTGATGCATCTGTATCAGCTTGGTTACCAACCACTCATGGATTGTATGCAAGACAATATAAAGGTGAGTTTGTTGATGTCCGGGTTAACTTAAAAGGTGCTAAGACCGGATTAGCTGTTCCTAAATACATGAAAAATATTAATTCAATCGAAGATTTAAAGAGTAAGTAG
- a CDS encoding ABC transporter permease, translating to MLVLISKLPLADWVNSFVAWLTQFTGFFNGITNFIGGIVNGFQWLFDLLPVWLFIVIVLAITYYATRHGKKWGLLSFELIGLLLIWNLDYWRDMTQTLTLVLTSSLIALVIGIPLGILMAKSHSFEAIMKPILDFMQTMPAFVYLIPAVAFFGIGMVPGVISSVIFAMPPTVRMTNLGIRQVPVELIEAADSYGSTSWQKLVKVQLPLAKSTLMAGVNQSMMLSLSMVVIASMIGALGLGTQVYFAVGRNNAGNGFTAGLAIVILAIILDRITQAFNRSKRG from the coding sequence ATGTTAGTTTTAATTAGTAAATTACCATTAGCTGATTGGGTCAATTCATTTGTGGCTTGGTTAACACAATTTACCGGTTTCTTTAATGGAATTACAAATTTTATCGGTGGCATTGTTAATGGATTTCAGTGGTTGTTTGATTTATTACCAGTCTGGTTATTCATTGTGATTGTACTTGCCATTACGTACTATGCAACACGTCATGGTAAAAAGTGGGGACTGCTCAGCTTTGAGTTAATTGGACTCCTATTAATCTGGAACTTAGATTATTGGCGTGACATGACTCAGACTTTGACGTTGGTCCTAACTTCTAGCTTGATTGCTCTGGTGATTGGAATTCCCCTTGGGATTTTAATGGCCAAGAGTCATAGCTTTGAAGCAATTATGAAGCCAATTCTTGATTTTATGCAAACCATGCCGGCTTTTGTTTATTTGATTCCGGCTGTAGCGTTCTTTGGAATCGGAATGGTTCCTGGCGTGATTTCGTCAGTAATTTTCGCGATGCCGCCCACAGTCAGAATGACCAACCTGGGAATTCGGCAGGTACCAGTTGAATTGATTGAAGCAGCAGATTCATATGGATCTACTAGCTGGCAAAAACTAGTTAAAGTGCAATTGCCACTTGCTAAGTCGACATTGATGGCTGGAGTTAATCAAAGCATGATGCTTTCATTGTCTATGGTTGTAATTGCTTCAATGATTGGAGCTTTAGGACTTGGAACACAGGTTTACTTTGCGGTAGGTCGTAATAATGCTGGTAACGGATTTACAGCTGGGTTGGCAATTGTTATTTTAGCCATTATCTTGGATCGGATTACACAGGCATTTAACCGTTCGAAGAGGGGGTAA
- a CDS encoding quaternary amine ABC transporter ATP-binding protein translates to MVKKVEVKNLTKIYGKRVPRVKELIEQGKSKAEVLEETGATVGVNQASFSVNEGEIFVIMGLSGSGKSTLIRMINRLIEPTKGTILIDNQDLMKLDKKGLREVRRQKMSMIFQNFALFPNRTIIENTAYGLEIKGITKAVRDQKAHEALELVGLHGYDDQYPSQLSGGMQQRVGLARGLANDAEILLMDEAFSALDPLNRKDMQDELLDLQAKMHKTIIFISHDLNEALRIGDRIMIMKDGVIVQTGTPEDILTRPADDYVKRFIEDVDRTRVLTVANVMIRPNTVNIDKDGPRLAIRRMQENEISSVYVVDNDRKFVGFADAKDIIELIHQGSRDLKSVVQTSVPITHPNVPVNDLMDKLSSTPIPYAVLDDDQHLVGIIVRGAVLGAIAGNEVAQ, encoded by the coding sequence ATGGTAAAAAAGGTTGAAGTAAAAAACTTAACTAAAATATATGGCAAGCGTGTTCCACGAGTAAAAGAACTAATTGAACAAGGTAAATCAAAGGCAGAAGTTTTAGAAGAAACTGGTGCTACAGTCGGTGTTAATCAAGCTAGTTTTTCGGTTAATGAGGGAGAAATTTTTGTTATCATGGGGCTTTCTGGTAGCGGAAAGTCTACATTAATTCGAATGATCAACCGGTTGATTGAACCTACTAAAGGGACTATTTTGATTGATAATCAAGATTTGATGAAATTAGATAAAAAAGGGCTACGGGAAGTTCGTCGGCAAAAGATGAGCATGATTTTTCAAAATTTTGCTCTTTTTCCTAATCGAACTATTATTGAAAATACAGCTTATGGTCTTGAAATTAAAGGAATCACTAAAGCAGTCCGCGATCAAAAGGCACACGAAGCTTTAGAATTGGTTGGGTTACATGGATATGATGATCAATATCCGTCACAATTATCTGGTGGGATGCAGCAACGAGTTGGTTTAGCGCGTGGATTGGCCAATGATGCTGAGATATTACTGATGGACGAGGCGTTTTCGGCGCTAGATCCATTGAATCGTAAAGATATGCAAGATGAACTATTAGATTTACAAGCCAAAATGCATAAAACAATTATTTTCATTAGCCATGATTTGAACGAAGCGCTGAGAATTGGCGATCGGATCATGATTATGAAAGATGGTGTGATCGTTCAAACAGGGACACCAGAAGATATTTTGACCCGTCCTGCTGATGATTATGTGAAACGGTTTATTGAAGACGTTGATCGGACACGCGTCTTGACGGTGGCGAATGTAATGATTCGACCTAATACTGTTAATATTGATAAAGACGGACCCCGCTTGGCTATACGACGGATGCAAGAAAATGAAATTTCATCAGTGTATGTTGTTGATAATGACCGTAAATTTGTTGGATTTGCTGATGCTAAGGACATTATTGAACTAATTCATCAGGGCAGTAGAGATCTTAAATCAGTAGTGCAAACAAGTGTACCAATCACCCATCCTAATGTGCCAGTTAATGACTTGATGGATAAACTGTCGAGTACACCGATTCCATATGCAGTGTTAGACGATGATCAGCATTTGGTCGGTATTATTGTGCGTGGCGCCGTCTTAGGTGCTATTGCAGGAAATGAGGTGGCTCAATAA
- a CDS encoding cation:proton antiporter — translation MHAIGELCLILIATTIAGHYSARIGLPAVVGQLLVGILVGPAIFDWIKGDEFTSLFSEIGVIILMFSAGMESDLNLLKKYLKPSILVALLGVILPVITIYGLSLAFHLHQTESIFIGVIFAATSVSISVAVLKELDVLHGKAGATILGAAVVDDVLAVVILSVMVSLIGTGASTGGSSNLLLSFTSQIIFFIAIYFVVKFIAPILARLGKHLFIPGGPTIVAVILCLGMALIADAIDLSSVVGAFFAGIAISQTSVKHEVEQNIEPIGYAMFIPVFFVSIGLSMSFDGFMDDFLFIVLLTILATITKLLGAGLGAKLSNFSMKDSYIVGAGMVSRGEMALIIAQIGYRAELLSSEYYSAIITAIILTTLIAPLLLKHAYSLKEN, via the coding sequence ATGCATGCAATTGGAGAACTATGTTTAATTTTAATCGCCACTACCATCGCTGGACATTATAGTGCCCGAATTGGATTACCAGCTGTTGTGGGTCAACTATTAGTTGGTATTTTAGTTGGACCTGCCATATTTGATTGGATAAAAGGGGATGAATTTACCAGTCTCTTTTCAGAAATCGGGGTCATCATTTTGATGTTTAGTGCTGGAATGGAAAGTGATCTAAATTTATTAAAGAAGTACCTAAAGCCTAGTATCCTAGTCGCACTATTAGGTGTCATCTTACCAGTTATAACTATCTATGGATTAAGCCTTGCCTTTCATTTACATCAGACCGAAAGTATTTTTATTGGTGTAATTTTTGCCGCCACATCTGTCTCGATTTCCGTTGCCGTATTAAAAGAATTGGATGTCTTGCATGGTAAAGCGGGTGCAACAATTCTAGGTGCTGCAGTTGTTGACGATGTGCTGGCCGTTGTTATTTTAAGTGTAATGGTCAGTTTAATAGGAACCGGTGCATCCACCGGTGGTAGCAGCAATTTATTATTATCTTTTACCAGCCAAATAATCTTTTTCATTGCAATTTACTTCGTTGTTAAATTCATTGCACCAATCCTAGCGAGATTGGGTAAACATTTATTTATTCCAGGTGGGCCAACCATTGTAGCTGTAATTTTATGTTTAGGCATGGCTTTAATTGCTGATGCAATTGATCTTAGTTCTGTCGTAGGGGCCTTTTTTGCTGGCATTGCCATTTCACAAACCAGTGTGAAACATGAAGTGGAACAAAATATTGAGCCAATTGGGTATGCAATGTTCATCCCTGTTTTCTTCGTCAGCATTGGTTTATCAATGTCATTTGACGGCTTCATGGACGATTTTCTATTCATCGTTTTACTAACAATCCTAGCAACTATCACTAAATTGCTTGGTGCAGGTCTTGGAGCTAAACTATCTAACTTTTCGATGAAAGACTCGTATATTGTTGGAGCCGGGATGGTTTCACGAGGAGAAATGGCCTTGATTATTGCACAAATTGGCTACCGCGCAGAATTACTTTCGTCAGAATACTACTCGGCGATTATTACGGCCATTATTTTGACTACCTTGATTGCACCGTTATTGTTGAAACATGCTTATTCATTGAAAGAAA